Proteins co-encoded in one Tiliqua scincoides isolate rTilSci1 chromosome 12, rTilSci1.hap2, whole genome shotgun sequence genomic window:
- the LOC136663018 gene encoding BTB/POZ domain-containing protein KCTD12-like isoform X1: MTVNGPYCRVGRRRELTMALADSGSRAKPIEDSVFPEIVELNVGGQVYITRHSTLVSVPGSLLWEMFTQKNIHSLARDSKSRFFVDRDGFLFRYILDYMRDQELVLPEHFPERGRLQREAEYFKLPELVKTLAPKISKQNSIGDEPCQSDPEELSPGVDTARNLAAASALLAGAPGGAFTAGGGGGGTGQDLRRSGFITIGYRGSYTLGRDSQTDAKFRRVARIMVCGKTSLAKEVFGETLNESRDPDRPPERYTSRYYLKFTFLEQAFDKLADSGFHMVACNSTGTCAFAHEQTDDKIWTSYTEYVFYRE, from the coding sequence GTGGGCAGGAGAAGGGAGCTCACCATGGCCCTGGCAGACAGTGGCAGCCGTGCCAAGCCCATCGAGGACTCGGTGTTCCCAGAGATAGTCGAGCTGAACGTGGGTGGGCAGGTCTACATCACTCGCCACAGCACTCTGGTCAGCGTCCCGGGCTCCCTGCTGTGGGAGATGTTCACGCAGAAGAACATCCACTCCTTGGCCCGGGACAGCAAGAGCAGGTTCTTCGTGGACCGGGATGGCTTCCTGTTCCGCTACATCTTGGATTATATGAGAGACCAGGAGTTGGTGCTCCCTGAACACTTTCCAGAACGGGGCCGCCTTCAGAGGGAGGCTGAGTACTTCAAGCTGCCCGAGCTGGTCAAGACCCTCGCCCCAAAGATCAGCAAGCAGAACTCCATCGGGGACGAGCCCTGCCAGAGCGACCCGGAGGAGCTCTCCCCTGGTGTGGACACTGCCCGCAACTTGGCTGCAGCCAGTGCTCTCCTCGCAGGCGCTCCTGGGGGTGCCTTCACGGCTGGTGGCGGTGGAGGTGGCACCGGGCAAGACCTCCGACGGTCCGGCTTCATCACCATTGGCTACCGCGGCTCTTACACCCTGGGCAGAGACAGCCAAACAGATGCCAAATTCCGCAGGGTGGCCAGGATCATGGTGTGCGGCAAAACCTCGCTGGCCAAGGAGGTCTTTGGGGAGACGCTGAATGAGAGCAGGGACCCTGACCGGCCGCCAGAGCGCTACACCTCCAGGTACTACCTCAAGTTCACCTTCCTGGAGCAGGCCTTTGACAAGCTGGCGGACTCCGGCTTCCACATGGTGGCCTGCAACTCCACGGGGACCTGTGCATTTGCCCACGAACAGACGGACGACAAGATCTGGACCTCTTACACCGAATATGTTTTCTACCGTGAGTGA
- the LOC136663018 gene encoding BTB/POZ domain-containing protein KCTD12-like isoform X2 — MALADSGSRAKPIEDSVFPEIVELNVGGQVYITRHSTLVSVPGSLLWEMFTQKNIHSLARDSKSRFFVDRDGFLFRYILDYMRDQELVLPEHFPERGRLQREAEYFKLPELVKTLAPKISKQNSIGDEPCQSDPEELSPGVDTARNLAAASALLAGAPGGAFTAGGGGGGTGQDLRRSGFITIGYRGSYTLGRDSQTDAKFRRVARIMVCGKTSLAKEVFGETLNESRDPDRPPERYTSRYYLKFTFLEQAFDKLADSGFHMVACNSTGTCAFAHEQTDDKIWTSYTEYVFYRE, encoded by the coding sequence ATGGCCCTGGCAGACAGTGGCAGCCGTGCCAAGCCCATCGAGGACTCGGTGTTCCCAGAGATAGTCGAGCTGAACGTGGGTGGGCAGGTCTACATCACTCGCCACAGCACTCTGGTCAGCGTCCCGGGCTCCCTGCTGTGGGAGATGTTCACGCAGAAGAACATCCACTCCTTGGCCCGGGACAGCAAGAGCAGGTTCTTCGTGGACCGGGATGGCTTCCTGTTCCGCTACATCTTGGATTATATGAGAGACCAGGAGTTGGTGCTCCCTGAACACTTTCCAGAACGGGGCCGCCTTCAGAGGGAGGCTGAGTACTTCAAGCTGCCCGAGCTGGTCAAGACCCTCGCCCCAAAGATCAGCAAGCAGAACTCCATCGGGGACGAGCCCTGCCAGAGCGACCCGGAGGAGCTCTCCCCTGGTGTGGACACTGCCCGCAACTTGGCTGCAGCCAGTGCTCTCCTCGCAGGCGCTCCTGGGGGTGCCTTCACGGCTGGTGGCGGTGGAGGTGGCACCGGGCAAGACCTCCGACGGTCCGGCTTCATCACCATTGGCTACCGCGGCTCTTACACCCTGGGCAGAGACAGCCAAACAGATGCCAAATTCCGCAGGGTGGCCAGGATCATGGTGTGCGGCAAAACCTCGCTGGCCAAGGAGGTCTTTGGGGAGACGCTGAATGAGAGCAGGGACCCTGACCGGCCGCCAGAGCGCTACACCTCCAGGTACTACCTCAAGTTCACCTTCCTGGAGCAGGCCTTTGACAAGCTGGCGGACTCCGGCTTCCACATGGTGGCCTGCAACTCCACGGGGACCTGTGCATTTGCCCACGAACAGACGGACGACAAGATCTGGACCTCTTACACCGAATATGTTTTCTACCGTGAGTGA